The following proteins are encoded in a genomic region of Anas acuta chromosome 28, bAnaAcu1.1, whole genome shotgun sequence:
- the LOC137845701 gene encoding keratin-associated protein 20-1-like: MTYYYQNQCEDSCYSPCSYGTVYSYRTYDCGSPCGYRGYGGLYGYRDCYPSYSSRYYPCSTRYIRRYSYGSCYPCYPC; encoded by the coding sequence ATGACTTACTACTACCAGAACCAGTGTGAGGATTCCTGCTACTCCCCGTGCAGCTACGGCACCGTGTACAGCTACCGCACCTACGACTGTGGGAGTCCCTGTGGCTACCGTGGCTACGGGGGCCTGTACGGGTATCGCGACTGCTACCCCAGCTACAGCTCCCGCTACTACCCCTGCTCCACTCGCTACATCCGGAGGTACAGCTATGGGAGCTGCTACCCCTGCTACCCCTGCTAA
- the LOC137845738 gene encoding keratin-associated protein 21-1-like isoform X1, protein MLWHKLRISLNSLAFHLLSCIASSCASVCLSTSTVCMQVGKALCAWGHSREVCLHRRKMTFFQGQCEDDCYSPCGYGGLYGYRGYDCGSPCGYRGYGSLYGYRGLYGFGDRYGFGGLYGSRGFYGYGDGYGYGGLYGGYRGIYGYGDCYGYPGLYSSRYGYPFSSRYGQRYGYGSCYPC, encoded by the exons ATGTTATGGCATAAGCTGAGGATTTCACTCAATTCTTTGGCTTTCCATCTTTTATCCTGCATTGCCTCTTCCTGTGCATCTGTGTGCTTAAGCACTTCCACAGTGTGCATGCAGGTGGGAAAAGCCTTGTGTGCCTGGGGGCATTCAAGGGAG gTTTGCCTCCATCGCAGAAAGATGACTTTCTTCCAAGGCCAGTGCGAGGATGACTGCTATTCTCCCTGCGGTTACGGGGGCCTGTATGGCTACCGGGGCTACGACTGTGGAAGCCCTTGCGGCTACCGGGGCTATGGGAGCCTCTACGGCTACCGGGGCCTCTATGGCTTTGGGGACCGCTATGGCTTTGGTGGGCTGTACGGTTCCCGGGGCTTCTATGGCTATGGGGATGGCTATGGCTATGGGGGTCTGTATGGCGGCTATAGGGGCATCTATGGCTATGGGGACTGCTATGGCTACCCAGGCTTATACAGCAGCCGCTACGGCTACCCCTTCAGTTCGCGATATGGCCAAAGATACGGCTACGGGAGCTGCTACCCCTGCTAA
- the LOC137845698 gene encoding claw keratin-like — MSCSSLCAPVCGVAAPAPLADSANEPCVRQCPDSTVVIQPPATVLTLPGPILSSFPQHAVVGSAGVPAVAGGFGGSFGGRGAFGGSGGLGGYGGLLGSGGLGGYGGLGGYGGLGGYGGYGAFGSCGYGGWRRGHRYLSGNCGPC, encoded by the coding sequence AtgtcctgctccagcctgtgTGCCCCTGTGTGCGGGgtggctgccccggccccgctggctGACAGTGCAAACGAGCCCTGCGTGCGGCAGTGCCCCGACTCCACCGTGGTGATCCAGCCCCCGGCCACGGTGCTCACCTTGCCCggacccatcctcagctccttccctcagcaCGCCGTGGTCGGCTCGGCGGGAGTCCCGGCTGTTGCAGGGGGCTTTGGCGGCAGTTTTGGAGGCCGTGGTGCCTTTGGGGGCTCTGGAGGCCTTGGGGGATATGGTGGCCTTTTGGGCTCTGGAGGTCTTGGGGGTTATGGAGGCCTTGGGGGTTACGGAGGCCTTGGCGGCTATGGGGGCTATGGAGCCTTTGGGAGCTGCGGATATGGCGGCTGGCGTCGCGGCCACAGGTACCTCAGTGGCAACTGTGGGCCCTGCTAA
- the LOC137845673 gene encoding claw keratin-like gives MSCSSLCAPVCGVAAPAPLADSANEPCVRQCPDSTVVIQPPATVLTLPGPILSSFPQHAVVGSAGVPAVAGGFGGTFGGRGAFGGSGGLGGYGGLLGSGGLGGYGGLGGYGGLGGYGGYGAFGSCGYGGWRRGHRYLSGNCGPC, from the coding sequence ATGTCTTGCTCCAGCCTGTGTGCCCCTGTGTGCGGGgtggctgccccggccccgctggctGACAGTGCCAACGAGCCCTGCGTGCGGCAGTGCCCCGACTCCACCGTGGTGATCCAGCCCCCGGCCACGGTGCTCACCTTGCCCggacccatcctcagctccttccctcagcaCGCCGTGGTCGGCTCGGCGGGAGTCCCGGCTGTTGCAGGGGgctttggcggcacttttggaggcCGTGGTGCCTTTGGGGGCTCTGGAGGCCTTGGGGGTTATGGTGGCCTTTTGGGCTCTGGAGGCCTTGGAGGTTATGGAGGCCTTGGGGGTTATGGAGGCCTTGGCGGCTATGGGGGCTATGGAGCCTTTGGGAGCTGCGGATACGGTGGCTGGCGCCGTGGTCACAGGTACCTCAGTGGCAACTGTGGGCCCTGCTAA
- the LOC137845678 gene encoding claw keratin-like, whose product MSCSSLCAPVCGVAAPAPLADSANEPCVRQCPDSTVVIQPPATVLTLPGPILSSFPQHAVVGSAGVPAVAGGFGGTFGGRGAFGGYGGLGGYGGLLGSGGLGGYGGLGGYGGLGGYGGYGAFGSCGYGGRRRGLRYLSGNCGPC is encoded by the coding sequence AtgtcctgctccagcctgtgTGCCCCGGTGTGCGGGgtggctgccccggccccgctggctGACAGCGCCAACGAGCCCTGCGTGCGGCAGTGCCCCGACTCCACTGTGGTGATCCAGCCCCCGGCCACGGTGCTCACCTTGCCTggacccatcctcagctccttccctcagcaCGCCGTGGTCGGCTCGGCGGGAGTCCCGGCTGTTGCAGGGggctttggtggcacttttggaggcCGTGGTGCCTTTGGGGGCTATGGAGGCCTTGGGGGATATGGTGGCCTTTTGGGCTCTGGAGGCCTTGGGGGTTATGGAGGCCTTGGCGGCTATGGGGGCCTTGGCGGCTATGGGGGCTATGGAGCCTTTGGGAGCTGCGGATACGGTGGCAGGCGTCGGGGCCTCAGGTACCTCAGTGGCAACTGTGGGCCCTGCTAA
- the LOC137845771 gene encoding keratin-associated protein 20-1-like, with product MTYYYQNQCEDSCYSPCSYGTVYSYRTYDCGSPCGYRGYGGLYGYRDCYPSYSSRYYPCSTRYTRRYSYGSCYPCYPC from the coding sequence ATGACTTACTACTACCAGAACCAGTGTGAGGATTCCTGCTACTCCCCGTGCAGCTACGGCACCGTGTACAGCTACCGCACCTACGACTGTGGGAGCCCCTGTGGCTACCGTGGCTACGGGGGCCTGTACGGGTATCGCGACTGCTACCCCAGCTACAGCTCCCGCTACTACCCCTGCTCCACTCGCTACACCCGGAGGTACAGTTATGGGAGCTGCTACCCCTGCTACCCCTGCTAA
- the LOC137845708 gene encoding claw keratin-like translates to MSCSSLCAPVCGVAAPAPLADSANEPCVRQCPDSTVVIQPPATVLTLPGPILSSFPQHAVVGSAGVPAVAGGFGGTFGGRGAFGGSGGLGGYGGLLGSGGLGGYGGLGGYGGLGGYGGYGAFGSCGYGGWRRGLRYLSGNCGPC, encoded by the coding sequence AtgtcctgctccagcctgtgTGCCCCTGTGTGCGGGgtggctgccccggccccgctggctGACAGTGCCAACGAGCCCTGCGTGCGGCAGTGCCCCGACTCCACCGTGGTGATCCAGCCCCCGGCCACGGTGCTCACCTTGCCCggacccatcctcagctccttccctcagcaCGCCGTGGTCGGCTCGGCGGGAGTCCCGGCTGTTGCAGGGGgctttggcggcacttttggaggcCGTGGTGCCTTTGGGGGCTCTGGAGGCCTTGGGGGTTATGGTGGCCTTTTGGGCTCTGGAGGTCTTGGGGGTTATGGAGGCCTTGGGGGTTATGGAGGCCTTGGCGGCTATGGGGGCTATGGAGCCTTTGGGAGCTGCGGATACGGTGGCTGGCGTCGGGGCCTCAGGTACCTCAGTGGCAACTGCGGGCCCTGCTAA
- the LOC137845670 gene encoding claw keratin-like: MSCSSLCAPVCGVAAPAPLADSANEPCVRQCPDSTVVIQPPATVLTLPGPILSSFPQHAVVGSAGVPAVAGGFGGTFGGRGAFGGSGGLGGYGGLLGSGGLGGYGGLGGYGGLGGYGGYGAFGSCGYGGWRRGHRYLSGNCGPC; the protein is encoded by the coding sequence ATGTCTTGCTCCAGCCTGTGTGCCCCTGTGTGCGGGgtggctgccccggccccgctggctGACAGCGCCAACGAGCCCTGCGTGCGGCAGTGCCCCGACTCCACTGTGGTGATCCAGCCCCCGGCCACGGTGCTCACCTTGCCCggacccatcctcagctccttccctcagcaCGCCGTGGTCGGCTCGGCGGGAGTCCCGGCTGTTGCAGGGGgctttggcggcacttttggaggcCGTGGTGCCTTTGGGGGCTCTGGAGGCCTTGGGGGTTATGGTGGCCTTTTGGGCTCTGGAGGCCTTGGAGGTTATGGAGGCCTTGGGGGTTATGGAGGCCTTGGCGGCTATGGGGGCTATGGAGCCTTTGGGAGCTGCGGATACGGTGGCTGGCGCCGTGGTCACAGGTACCTCAGTGGCAACTGTGGGCCCTGCTAA
- the LOC137845677 gene encoding claw keratin-like, whose protein sequence is MSCSSLCAPVCGVAAPAPLADSANEPCVRQCPDSTVVIQPPATVLTLPGPILSSFPQHAVVGSAGVPAVAGGFGGTFGGRGAFGGYGGLGGYGGLLGSGGLGGYGGLGGYGGLGGYGGYGAFGSCGYGGRRRGLRYLSGNCGPC, encoded by the coding sequence AtgtcctgctccagcctgtgTGCCCCGGTGTGCGGGgtggctgccccggccccgctggctGACAGCGCCAACGAGCCCTGCGTGCGGCAGTGCCCCGACTCCACTGTGGTGATCCAGCCCCCGGCCACGGTGCTCACCTTGCCCggacccatcctcagctccttccctcagcaCGCCGTGGTCGGCTCGGCGGGAGTCCCGGCTGTTGCAGGGGgctttggcggcacttttggaggcCGTGGTGCCTTTGGGGGCTATGGAGGCCTTGGGGGATATGGTGGCCTTTTGGGCTCTGGAGGCCTTGGGGGTTATGGAGGCCTTGGCGGCTATGGGGGCCTTGGCGGCTATGGGGGCTATGGAGCCTTTGGGAGCTGCGGATACGGTGGCAGGCGTCGGGGCCTCAGGTACCTCAGTGGCAACTGTGGGCCCTGCTAA
- the LOC137845738 gene encoding keratin-associated protein 6-5-like isoform X4, which yields MTFFQGQCEDDCYSPCGYGGLYGYRGYDCGSPCGYRGYGSLYGYRGLYGFGDRYGFGGLYGSRGFYGYGDGYGYGGLYGGYRGIYGYGDCYGYPGLYSSRYGYPFSSRYGQRYGYGSCYPC from the coding sequence ATGACTTTCTTCCAAGGCCAGTGCGAGGATGACTGCTATTCTCCCTGCGGTTACGGGGGCCTGTATGGCTACCGGGGCTACGACTGTGGAAGCCCTTGCGGCTACCGGGGCTATGGGAGCCTCTACGGCTACCGGGGCCTCTATGGCTTTGGGGACCGCTATGGCTTTGGTGGGCTGTACGGTTCCCGGGGCTTCTATGGCTATGGGGATGGCTATGGCTATGGGGGTCTGTATGGCGGCTATAGGGGCATCTATGGCTATGGGGACTGCTATGGCTACCCAGGCTTATACAGCAGCCGCTACGGCTACCCCTTCAGTTCGCGATATGGCCAAAGATACGGCTACGGGAGCTGCTACCCCTGCTAA
- the LOC137845706 gene encoding claw keratin-like → MSCSSLCAPVCGVAAPAPLADSINEPCVQQCPDSTVVIQPPATVLTLPGPILSSFPQHAVVGSAGVPAVAGGFGGTFGGRGAFGGYGGLGGYGGLLGSGGLGGYGGLGGYGGLGGYGGYGAFGSCGYGGWRRGLRYLSGNCGPC, encoded by the coding sequence AtgtcctgctccagcctgtgTGCCCCTGTGTGCGGGgtggctgccccggccccgctggctGACAGCATCAACGAGCCCTGCGTGCAGCAGTGCCCCGACTCCACCGTGGTGATCCAGCCCCCGGCCACGGTGCTCACCTTGCCCggacccatcctcagctccttccctcagcaCGCCGTGGTCGGCTCGGCGGGAGTTCCGGCTGTTGCAGGGGgctttggcggcacttttggaggcCGTGGTGCCTTTGGGGGCTATGGAGGCCTTGGGGGTTATGGTGGCCTTTTGGGCTCTGGAGGTCTTGGGGGTTATGGAGGCCTTGGGGGTTATGGAGGCCTTGGCGGCTATGGGGGCTATGGAGCCTTTGGGAGCTGCGGATACGGTGGCTGGCGTCGGGGCCTCAGGTACCTCAGTGGCAACTGCGGGCCCTGCTAA
- the LOC137845672 gene encoding claw keratin-like, with protein sequence MSCSSLCAPVCGVAAPAPLADSANEPCVRQCPDSTVVIQPPATVLTLPGPILSSFPQHAVVGSAGVPAVAGGFGGTFGGRGAFGGSGGLGGYGGLLGSGGLGGYGGLGGYGGLGGYGGYGAFGSCGYGGWRRGHRYLSGNCGPC encoded by the coding sequence ATGTCTTGCTCCAGCCTGTGTGCCCCTGTGTGCGGGgtggctgccccggccccgctggctGACAGCGCCAACGAGCCCTGTGTGCGGCAGTGCCCCGACTCCACCGTGGTGATCCAGCCCCCGGCCACGGTGCTCACCTTGCCCggacccatcctcagctccttccctcagcaCGCCGTGGTCGGCTCGGCGGGAGTCCCGGCTGTTGCAGGGGgctttggcggcacttttggaggcCGTGGTGCCTTTGGGGGCTCTGGAGGCCTTGGGGGTTATGGTGGCCTTTTGGGCTCTGGAGGCCTTGGAGGTTATGGAGGCCTTGGGGGTTATGGAGGCCTTGGCGGCTATGGGGGCTATGGAGCCTTTGGGAGCTGCGGATACGGTGGCTGGCGCCGTGGTCACAGGTACCTCAGTGGCAACTGTGGGCCCTGCTAA
- the LOC137845763 gene encoding claw keratin-like: protein MSCSSLCVPLCGVAAPAPLADSANEPCVRQCPDSTVVIQPPATVLTLPGPILSSFPQHAVVGSAGVPAVAGGFGGTFGGRGAFGGYGGLGGYGGLLGSGGLLGYGGLGGYGGYGAFGSCGYGGWALSHRYLSGNCGPC from the coding sequence AtgtcctgctccagcctgtgTGTGCCTCTGTGTGGGGTGGCTGCCCCGGCACCCCTGGCTGACAGTGCCAACGAGCCCTGCGTGCGGCAGTGCCCCGACTCCACCGTGGTGATCCAGCCCCCGGCCACGGTGCTCACCTTGCCCggacccatcctcagctccttccctcagcaCGCCGTGGTCGGCTCGGCAGGAGTCCCGGCTGTTGCAGGGGgctttggcggcacttttggaggcCGTGGTGCCTTTGGGGGCTATGGAGGCCTTGGGGGTTATGGTGGCCTTTTGGGCTCTGGAGGCCTTTTGGGCTATGGAGGCCTTGGAGGTTATGGGGGCTATGGAGCCTTTGGGAGCTGCGGATACGGAGGTTGGGCTCTAAGCCACAGGTATCTCAGTGGCAACTGCGGGCCCTGCTAA
- the LOC137845740 gene encoding keratin-associated protein 19-2-like has protein sequence MTFNRDFYYDGYYSPFGYEDQYSFGGLNGYRFGSPYGFYRDQYRYGSPYGYRSFGNLYGSRGLNVYGGYYGNGDFLNFGYGYPFFSQFGNRYSY, from the coding sequence ATGACCTTCAACAGGGACTTCTACTATGATGGGTACTACTCGCCATTCGGCTACGAAGACCAGTACAGCTTTGGGGGCCTGAATGGCTACCGATTTGGAAGCCCATATGGCTTCTACCGGGACCAGTACCGATATGGGAGCCCATATGGCTACAGAAGCTTTGGGAACCTGTACGGCAGCAGAGGCTTGAATGTTTACGGGGGCTACTATGGGAATGGGGACTTCCTCAATTTTGGGTATGGCTACCCCTTCTTTTCTCAATTTGGCAACAGATACAGCTATTGA
- the LOC137845738 gene encoding keratin-associated protein 6-5-like isoform X3, with protein sequence MYIVCLHRRKMTFFQGQCEDDCYSPCGYGGLYGYRGYDCGSPCGYRGYGSLYGYRGLYGFGDRYGFGGLYGSRGFYGYGDGYGYGGLYGGYRGIYGYGDCYGYPGLYSSRYGYPFSSRYGQRYGYGSCYPC encoded by the exons ATGTACATT gTTTGCCTCCATCGCAGAAAGATGACTTTCTTCCAAGGCCAGTGCGAGGATGACTGCTATTCTCCCTGCGGTTACGGGGGCCTGTATGGCTACCGGGGCTACGACTGTGGAAGCCCTTGCGGCTACCGGGGCTATGGGAGCCTCTACGGCTACCGGGGCCTCTATGGCTTTGGGGACCGCTATGGCTTTGGTGGGCTGTACGGTTCCCGGGGCTTCTATGGCTATGGGGATGGCTATGGCTATGGGGGTCTGTATGGCGGCTATAGGGGCATCTATGGCTATGGGGACTGCTATGGCTACCCAGGCTTATACAGCAGCCGCTACGGCTACCCCTTCAGTTCGCGATATGGCCAAAGATACGGCTACGGGAGCTGCTACCCCTGCTAA
- the LOC137845671 gene encoding claw keratin-like gives MSCSSLCAPVCGVAAPAPLADSANEPCVRQCPDSTVVIQPPATVLTLPGPILSSFPQHAVVGSAGVPAVAGGFGGTFGGRGAFGGSGGLGGYGGLLGSGGLGGYGGLGGYGGLGGYGGYGAFGSCGYGGWRRGHRYLSGNCGPC, from the coding sequence ATGTCTTGCTCCAGCCTGTGTGCCCCTGTGTGCGGGgtggctgccccggccccgctggctGACAGCGCCAACGAGCCCTGCGTGCGGCAGTGCCCCGACTCCACCGTGGTGATCCAGCCCCCGGCCACGGTGCTCACCTTGCCCggacccatcctcagctccttccctcagcaCGCCGTGGTCGGCTCGGCGGGAGTCCCGGCTGTTGCAGGGGgctttggcggcacttttggaggcCGTGGTGCCTTTGGGGGCTCTGGAGGCCTTGGGGGTTATGGTGGCCTTTTGGGCTCTGGAGGCCTTGGAGGTTATGGAGGCCTTGGGGGTTATGGAGGCCTTGGCGGCTATGGGGGCTATGGAGCCTTTGGGAGCTGCGGATACGGTGGCTGGCGCCGTGGTCACAGGTACCTCAGTGGCAACTGTGGGCCCTGCTAA
- the LOC137845738 gene encoding keratin-associated protein 6-5-like isoform X2 encodes MGCGEGKKQVCLHRRKMTFFQGQCEDDCYSPCGYGGLYGYRGYDCGSPCGYRGYGSLYGYRGLYGFGDRYGFGGLYGSRGFYGYGDGYGYGGLYGGYRGIYGYGDCYGYPGLYSSRYGYPFSSRYGQRYGYGSCYPC; translated from the exons ATGGggtgtggggaagggaagaaacag gTTTGCCTCCATCGCAGAAAGATGACTTTCTTCCAAGGCCAGTGCGAGGATGACTGCTATTCTCCCTGCGGTTACGGGGGCCTGTATGGCTACCGGGGCTACGACTGTGGAAGCCCTTGCGGCTACCGGGGCTATGGGAGCCTCTACGGCTACCGGGGCCTCTATGGCTTTGGGGACCGCTATGGCTTTGGTGGGCTGTACGGTTCCCGGGGCTTCTATGGCTATGGGGATGGCTATGGCTATGGGGGTCTGTATGGCGGCTATAGGGGCATCTATGGCTATGGGGACTGCTATGGCTACCCAGGCTTATACAGCAGCCGCTACGGCTACCCCTTCAGTTCGCGATATGGCCAAAGATACGGCTACGGGAGCTGCTACCCCTGCTAA
- the LOC137845764 gene encoding claw keratin-like: MSCSSLCAPVCGVAAPAPLADSANEPCVQQCPDSTVVIQPPATVLTLPGPILSSFPQHAVVGSAGVPAVAGGFGGSFGGRGAFGGSGGLGGYGGLLGSGGLGGYGGLGGYGGLGGYGGYGAFGSCGYGGRRRGLRYLSGNCGPC, translated from the coding sequence AtgtcctgctccagcctgtgTGCCCCTGTGTGCGGGgtggctgccccggccccgctggctGACAGCGCCAACGAGCCCTGCGTGCAGCAGTGCCCCGACTCCACCGTGGTGATCCAGCCCCCGGCCACGGTGCTCACCTTGCCCggacccatcctcagctccttccctcagcaCGCCGTGGTCGGCTCAGCGGGAGTCCCGGCTGTTGCAGGGGGCTTTGGCGGCAGTTTTGGAGGCCGTGGTGCCTTTGGGGGCTCTGGAGGCCTTGGGGGTTATGGTGGCCTTTTGGGCTCTGGAGGCCTTGGGGGTTATGGAGGCCTTGGCGGCTATGGGGGCCTTGGCGGCTATGGGGGCTATGGAGCCTTTGGGAGCTGCGGATACGGTGGCAGGCGTCGGGGCCTCAGGTACCTCAGTGGCAACTGTGGGCCCTGCTAA